From a single Triplophysa rosa linkage group LG17, Trosa_1v2, whole genome shotgun sequence genomic region:
- the pop5 gene encoding ribonuclease P/MRP protein subunit POP5 has product MVRFKSRYLLCEVCVPERSSLELMDERAIHHTLRAAVNRAHGDYGSALFNIGVNVKYLNALTGVVFIRCRKGHFRLIWSALPFITHLENRGQNVQCFFNCIHVGGTIKTCQKFLAQYNRQQLHRMLLDCKTDAEKQQVRRAILNCSLVNVKGEEADDEEGSDDDDE; this is encoded by the exons ATGGTCCGATTTAAATCAAG GTATTTGCTCTGCGAGGTCTGTGTACCTGAACGGAGCAGTCTTGAGTTGATGGACGAGAGAGCCATTCACCATACACTCAGAGCAGCCGTGAACCGTGCACACGGAGACTACGGGTCAGCGCTTTTTAACATCGGTGTTAATG TGAAATACCTGAATGCCCTCACTGGAGTGGTCTTTATACGCTGCAGGAAAGGGCACTTTAGGCTCATCTGGTCTGCACTTCCTTTCATTACACACCTTGAGAACAGAGGTCAGAATGTGCAATGCTTCTTCAACTGCATACATGTAGGAG GGACAATTAAAACATGTCAGAAGTTTCTCGCTCAGTACAATAGACAGCAACTCCACAGAATGCTGCTAGACTGCAAAACAGATG CTGAAAAACAACAGGTCAGAAGAGCAATCCTAAATTGTTCACTGGTTAATGTCAAAGGGGAGGAGGCAGATGATGAAGAAGGCAGCGATGATGACGATGAATAA